The following are from one region of the Salvia hispanica cultivar TCC Black 2014 chromosome 1, UniMelb_Shisp_WGS_1.0, whole genome shotgun sequence genome:
- the LOC125212435 gene encoding transcription factor MYB114-like yields MASSQMSSSDVHSIYKEARRRCDEEVDNFSNDEKDLILRMYKLVGERWSIIAGRIPGRSAGEIKNYCENHFSDRK; encoded by the exons ATGGCCAGTTCACAGATGTCTTCTTCCGATGTCCATTCTATCTATAAAG AAGCAAGAAGGAGATGTGACGAGGAAGTAGATAACTTCTCAAACGATGAAAAAGACTTGATTTTGAGGATGTATAAGCTGGTGGGAGAGAG ATGGTCGATAATTGCTGGAAGAATTCCTGGAAGAAGTGCTGGGGAAATCAAGAACTACTGCGAAAATCATTTTTCAGACAGGAAATGA